The following proteins are encoded in a genomic region of Synergistaceae bacterium:
- a CDS encoding iron ABC transporter permease, whose translation LMTPFALPGTLLGISYLLAFNHAPIILVGTAAIIVINYVIRELPVGIEGGIASLRQIDASIEEAATDLGADQATVFRTIVLPLVRPAFLSSLSYTFVRSMTAVSAVIFLISARWYHITVLIYNFSENLRFGLASVLSTVLIIIVFGAFGLMRLLVRENSNLMKNVN comes from the coding sequence TGTTAATGACTCCTTTTGCCTTGCCCGGTACTCTTTTAGGAATAAGCTATTTACTTGCATTCAATCACGCGCCTATTATCTTAGTGGGAACTGCGGCAATTATCGTTATAAATTACGTGATTAGAGAATTACCCGTCGGAATTGAGGGCGGTATTGCTTCACTCAGGCAAATTGACGCGTCAATAGAAGAAGCAGCTACGGACTTGGGAGCAGATCAGGCTACAGTTTTCAGGACTATAGTATTGCCCTTAGTTCGTCCGGCTTTCTTGTCGAGTTTGTCATATACATTTGTGCGTTCAATGACGGCTGTAAGTGCAGTAATATTCTTGATTTCTGCGCGCTGGTATCATATAACGGTCTTGATTTATAATTTCTCGGAAAATTTGAGATTCGGACTCGCGAGCGTTTTATCGACTGTGTTAATAATAATCGTATTCGGAGCGTTCGGGCTCATGAGATTATTAGTGCGTGAGAATTCTAATTTAATGAAAAATGTAAATTAA